A genome region from Sphingobium sp. WTD-1 includes the following:
- a CDS encoding efflux RND transporter permease subunit: MSFRNISAWAIRNPVPPLVMFAALMLAGVVSFLRMDINQNPDISFPMVSVTVSQPGAAPTELETQVTQRVEAAVRGISGVEDITSFASEGQSLTNVQFKIGTPVDRAVNDVKNAVDQIRSDLPDGILEPQVQRIDVDGGPIAYFSAEATDMTLEELSWYVDNTVAKRLLSVSGMAAVRRGGGVSREIRVILDPARLQAYGVTAAQVNAQLSQVNINAAGGRTEIAGAEQSIRVLGNARNAHDLGQTQIAISGGRTVKLADIADVRDMYAEQRSLALMNGRQVTSFSLEKAKGSSDVTVYDDAMKVLDKLKKENPKVQFKQLYSSVEYTRGQYHSAMSAMIEGAVLAVVIVFLFLRDWRATMISALAIPLSAIPSFWFMDMLGFTLNGISLLALSLVAGVLVDDAIVEIENIVRHMRMGKSAYQASIDAADEIGLAVLATTMAIVAVFLPVALMPGISGQFFIQFGMTVVVSVLMSLAVARLITPMIAAYFLKAHGEASHGEGWLMDRYMSVLHWSLDQRKAKARRARGGFRNRFVAFFVDHRVWTLGVGMLAFVATLFAFGTLPMTFQPTINTDFSQVKIETVPGSTLEQTTAITRKVADMLAADTDVVEAAFADIEPTSADIFLTLKKTRPMSSVEWERKIAPKFQTIADARVNFQSQSGGGFGRDIIMMYGSDDPELLEKTANQLVHEMAGIRELRAPRVQGDMQRPEIIIKPRLDLAASMGVTTAALSQSIRIATIGDIDQNVAKFSLSDRQIPIRVALAEDSRKDIATIENMPVPTVSGGSVPLKVVADISFGAGPTQIRRYNQIRRIVVGADLAPGIVTSQANQKINELPTMKAIKEGRIQGVQKIEAGDSKFQAEMLTNFVIAVFSGIMLVLAVLVLLYKRIMPPFVNLGSLLLAPLGGAIALHIAGQPMSLPVFIGLLMLLGIVAKNSILVIDFALEEMEKGVPKQEAIIDAGHKRAQPIVMTTVAMVAGMVPTALSLSGDAAWRAPMGITVIGGLLLSTVLTLVIVPAVFSLALGVEQWAGPRLSRRFLTHKSHDGHSGSHAQPAE, translated from the coding sequence ATGAGTTTTCGCAATATCTCCGCATGGGCGATCCGCAATCCGGTGCCGCCGCTGGTCATGTTCGCCGCACTGATGCTGGCCGGCGTCGTCAGCTTCCTGCGGATGGACATCAACCAGAATCCCGACATCAGCTTCCCCATGGTCAGCGTCACCGTGTCCCAGCCCGGCGCCGCACCGACCGAACTGGAAACCCAGGTGACCCAGCGGGTCGAGGCGGCAGTGCGCGGCATCAGCGGGGTGGAGGATATCACCTCCTTCGCATCCGAAGGCCAGTCGCTGACCAATGTCCAGTTCAAGATCGGCACGCCGGTCGATCGCGCGGTCAATGACGTCAAGAATGCCGTCGACCAGATTCGCAGCGATTTGCCCGACGGCATCCTGGAACCACAGGTCCAGCGCATCGATGTGGATGGCGGCCCGATCGCCTATTTCAGCGCCGAAGCGACCGACATGACGCTGGAGGAACTGTCCTGGTATGTCGACAATACGGTCGCCAAGCGATTGCTGTCGGTCAGCGGCATGGCAGCCGTGCGGCGCGGCGGCGGCGTCAGCCGCGAGATCCGCGTCATCCTCGACCCCGCCCGTCTGCAGGCCTATGGCGTCACTGCCGCGCAGGTGAATGCGCAGCTGAGCCAGGTCAATATCAACGCGGCCGGCGGACGCACCGAAATTGCCGGTGCCGAACAATCGATCCGCGTGCTGGGCAATGCCCGCAACGCCCATGATCTGGGCCAGACCCAGATCGCCATTTCCGGCGGCCGCACGGTCAAGCTGGCCGACATTGCCGATGTTCGCGACATGTATGCCGAACAGCGTAGCCTGGCGCTGATGAACGGCCGACAGGTGACCAGCTTCAGCCTGGAAAAGGCCAAGGGATCGTCCGACGTCACTGTCTATGACGATGCGATGAAGGTGCTGGACAAGCTGAAGAAGGAAAATCCCAAGGTCCAGTTCAAGCAGCTCTATTCGAGCGTCGAATATACACGCGGCCAATATCACAGCGCCATGTCGGCGATGATCGAGGGCGCGGTTCTGGCAGTCGTCATCGTCTTCCTGTTCCTGCGCGACTGGCGCGCGACGATGATCTCAGCCCTCGCCATTCCTCTGTCGGCGATCCCGTCCTTCTGGTTCATGGACATGCTGGGCTTCACGCTGAACGGCATTTCGCTGCTGGCATTGAGCCTGGTGGCGGGTGTGCTGGTCGATGACGCGATCGTGGAGATCGAGAATATCGTCCGCCACATGCGCATGGGCAAATCGGCCTATCAGGCGTCGATCGACGCGGCCGACGAAATCGGCCTGGCCGTGCTGGCGACCACCATGGCGATCGTCGCGGTGTTCCTGCCGGTCGCGCTGATGCCGGGTATTTCGGGCCAGTTCTTCATCCAGTTCGGCATGACCGTCGTCGTGTCGGTGCTGATGAGCCTAGCCGTGGCGCGCCTGATCACGCCGATGATCGCCGCCTATTTCCTGAAGGCCCATGGCGAGGCAAGCCATGGCGAAGGCTGGCTGATGGACCGCTATATGAGCGTGCTCCACTGGTCACTGGACCAGCGCAAGGCCAAGGCGCGGCGCGCGCGCGGTGGGTTCCGCAACCGCTTCGTCGCCTTCTTCGTCGACCATCGCGTGTGGACGCTGGGCGTCGGCATGCTGGCCTTCGTTGCGACCCTTTTCGCGTTCGGCACGTTGCCCATGACCTTCCAGCCGACAATCAACACCGATTTCAGCCAGGTGAAGATCGAGACCGTGCCGGGCAGTACGCTGGAGCAGACCACCGCCATCACCCGCAAGGTGGCCGACATGCTGGCCGCCGACACGGATGTGGTCGAGGCCGCCTTTGCCGATATCGAGCCGACCAGCGCCGACATCTTCCTGACTCTCAAGAAGACCCGGCCGATGTCGTCGGTGGAATGGGAGCGCAAGATCGCGCCCAAGTTCCAGACGATCGCCGACGCGCGGGTCAATTTCCAGTCGCAGTCGGGGGGTGGCTTTGGCCGCGACATCATCATGATGTATGGTTCGGATGATCCCGAACTGCTGGAAAAGACCGCCAACCAGCTGGTGCATGAAATGGCCGGCATCCGCGAACTGCGCGCGCCGCGCGTCCAGGGCGACATGCAGCGCCCCGAAATCATCATCAAACCGCGCCTCGACCTGGCCGCCAGCATGGGCGTGACGACGGCCGCCCTCAGCCAGTCGATCCGCATCGCGACGATCGGCGACATCGACCAGAATGTCGCCAAATTCTCGCTGTCCGATCGCCAGATCCCGATCCGCGTCGCGCTGGCCGAGGATAGCCGCAAGGATATCGCCACGATCGAGAATATGCCGGTGCCGACGGTGTCGGGCGGTTCGGTGCCGCTCAAGGTGGTCGCTGACATCAGCTTTGGCGCAGGCCCGACGCAGATTCGCCGCTACAACCAGATTCGTCGCATCGTCGTCGGTGCGGACCTGGCACCCGGCATCGTCACCAGCCAGGCCAATCAGAAGATCAACGAACTGCCGACGATGAAGGCCATCAAGGAAGGCCGCATCCAGGGCGTGCAGAAGATCGAGGCCGGCGACAGCAAGTTCCAGGCGGAAATGCTGACCAACTTCGTGATCGCCGTCTTCTCCGGCATCATGCTGGTGCTGGCGGTGCTGGTGCTGCTCTACAAGCGGATCATGCCGCCCTTCGTGAATCTGGGGTCGCTGCTGCTTGCGCCGCTGGGCGGGGCGATCGCGCTGCACATTGCCGGCCAGCCGATGTCGCTGCCGGTGTTCATCGGCCTGCTGATGCTGTTGGGCATCGTCGCCAAGAACTCGATCCTGGTGATCGACTTCGCGCTGGAGGAAATGGAGAAGGGCGTACCCAAGCAGGAGGCGATCATAGACGCGGGGCACAAGCGTGCCCAGCCGATCGTCATGACCACGGTCGCGATGGTCGCGGGCATGGTGCCAACGGCCCTGTCGCTGTCAGGTGACGCCGCCTGGCGCGCGCCGATGGGCATCACCGTGATCGGCGGCCTGCTGCTGTCGACGGTGCTGACGCTGGTGATCGTGCCGGCCGTGTTCAGCCTGGCGCTGGGCGTCGAGCAATGGGCCGGGCCGCGGCTGAGCCGCCGCTTCTTGACCCACAAGTCGCATGACGGCCATTCGGGCAGCCATGCCCAGCCGGCGGAATAA
- a CDS encoding efflux RND transporter periplasmic adaptor subunit, producing MNYETTLTGESSAILVDDEDRIRRRRRLLIIGGVVAVALVAAAAVLSMRGKDAAAPDAAPQAPVVTVLTPGQTMVARTVSSTGSLAARVDMPVGVVGEGGMVTRVLVQPGDWVRAGQVLATVERSVQSEQVNSLAAQVEVQRANAKLAQAQLERAKALVGRGFISAADIDQRTATRDQAVAQVRVAEAQLAEQRARTGRLDIRAPASGLVLTRTVEPGQIVQAGGGTLFRMAKDGEMEMQAQVAEADLATLRAGNSATVTPVGSNQHFSGRVWQVSPVVDPQTRQGIARIALAYNDAIRPGGFASATITSGSGNAPLLPESAVQSDAKGSYVYIVNGKNQVERRDVKVGQVSDTGVAITSGITGAERIVTSAGAFLTVGQKVKPEALKAR from the coding sequence ATGAATTACGAAACTACGCTGACGGGCGAATCGTCCGCGATCCTGGTCGATGACGAAGACCGGATTCGCCGTCGCCGCCGGCTGCTGATCATTGGTGGCGTTGTTGCGGTTGCGCTGGTGGCCGCTGCCGCCGTGCTCTCCATGCGCGGCAAGGATGCCGCCGCGCCCGACGCCGCGCCGCAGGCGCCGGTCGTGACCGTGCTGACCCCCGGCCAGACGATGGTCGCGCGTACCGTGAGCAGCACCGGATCGCTGGCCGCCCGTGTCGACATGCCGGTCGGCGTAGTCGGCGAAGGCGGGATGGTAACGCGCGTGCTGGTGCAGCCGGGCGACTGGGTCCGTGCCGGCCAGGTGCTGGCCACCGTCGAACGGTCGGTCCAGAGCGAGCAGGTCAATTCGCTGGCTGCCCAGGTCGAGGTGCAGCGTGCCAATGCCAAGCTGGCCCAGGCCCAGCTGGAACGCGCCAAGGCGCTGGTCGGCCGAGGCTTCATCAGCGCCGCCGACATCGACCAGCGCACCGCCACCCGCGACCAGGCCGTCGCCCAGGTCCGCGTGGCCGAAGCACAGCTGGCCGAACAGCGCGCCCGCACAGGTCGACTGGACATCCGCGCGCCGGCATCGGGCCTGGTGCTGACCCGCACGGTCGAACCAGGCCAGATCGTTCAGGCCGGCGGCGGCACTTTGTTCCGCATGGCCAAGGATGGCGAGATGGAAATGCAGGCGCAGGTGGCCGAAGCCGATCTGGCGACGCTGCGCGCCGGCAACAGCGCGACCGTGACCCCGGTCGGCAGCAACCAGCATTTCAGCGGCCGCGTCTGGCAGGTATCGCCGGTCGTCGACCCGCAGACCCGCCAGGGCATCGCCCGCATCGCGCTGGCCTATAATGATGCGATCCGCCCCGGCGGCTTCGCGTCGGCCACAATCACCAGCGGTTCGGGCAATGCCCCGCTGTTGCCGGAATCGGCGGTGCAGAGTGATGCCAAGGGCAGCTATGTCTATATCGTCAACGGCAAGAACCAGGTCGAACGGCGCGACGTGAAGGTTGGCCAGGTGTCCGACACGGGCGTCGCCATCACCAGCGGCATCACCGGCGCCGAGCGCATCGTGACATCGGCCGGCGCCTTCCTGACCGTGGGACAGAAGGTGAAGCCGGAAGCGCTCAAGGCGCGCTGA
- a CDS encoding GlsB/YeaQ/YmgE family stress response membrane protein has translation MELLGWIMTGLLAGALARLVMPGRDPGGCVVTILLGMAGALLAAFVGQIMGFYAPGQRASFIAAVLGAIAVLALYRWFSVRR, from the coding sequence ATGGAATTGCTGGGATGGATCATGACGGGCCTGCTCGCGGGGGCATTGGCGCGTCTGGTCATGCCGGGGCGCGATCCGGGGGGATGTGTCGTGACCATCCTGCTGGGCATGGCAGGCGCCTTGCTGGCGGCCTTTGTCGGTCAGATCATGGGCTTTTATGCACCGGGTCAGCGTGCCAGCTTCATCGCCGCCGTGCTGGGCGCGATTGCGGTGCTGGCGCTCTATCGCTGGTTCAGCGTCCGGCGCTGA
- a CDS encoding GlsB/YeaQ/YmgE family stress response membrane protein translates to MGIILWLIVGGIIGWLASMIMRTDAQQGILLNIVVGIVGAFIGGLIFSGGSINNAGLTLYSFLVSLLGAVILLAIVNLVRRGSVR, encoded by the coding sequence ATGGGCATCATCTTGTGGCTTATCGTCGGCGGCATCATTGGCTGGCTCGCCAGCATGATCATGCGCACGGACGCGCAGCAGGGCATCCTACTGAACATCGTCGTCGGCATCGTCGGCGCTTTCATCGGCGGCCTGATCTTCAGTGGCGGCTCGATCAACAATGCCGGACTGACACTCTACAGCTTCCTCGTTTCGCTGTTGGGTGCTGTCATCCTGCTGGCGATCGTCAACTTGGTACGGCGCGGATCGGTTCGCTAA
- a CDS encoding DUF1153 domain-containing protein, whose product MIENQKIRPAQVVGPLGEPLTLENLPPVNTTRWVVRRKAEVVAAVNGGLLTVDEACARYSLTLEEFASWQRAVDRSGMHGLRVTRIQYYKSLYERQQKY is encoded by the coding sequence ATGATAGAGAACCAGAAAATCAGGCCTGCACAGGTCGTAGGACCGCTCGGCGAACCCCTGACGCTGGAAAATCTGCCGCCCGTGAACACGACCCGCTGGGTGGTGCGTCGCAAGGCGGAGGTCGTCGCTGCCGTCAATGGAGGCCTGCTGACCGTGGACGAAGCCTGCGCCCGCTACAGCCTGACGCTGGAAGAATTTGCCAGCTGGCAGCGGGCGGTGGACCGTTCGGGCATGCATGGCCTGCGCGTGACGCGCATCCAATATTATAAGTCGCTCTATGAGCGGCAGCAGAAATATTGA
- the mnmA gene encoding tRNA 2-thiouridine(34) synthase MnmA, whose protein sequence is MQPEFQLPEPLSQRRIVVAMSGGVDSSVVAALAAKTGAEVIGVTLQLYDHGAAVGRTGSCCAGQDIRDARAVADRIGIAHYVFDYESQFRDSVIADFADEYMAGRTPIPCVKCNMGVKFTDLFQIARDLGADCLATGHYVRRVEGPQGAELHRAADPARDQSYFLFATTQAQLDYLRFPLGGLPKPQVREIAAELGLSVALKPDSQDICFVPDGDYAKIVRKLRPDADEGGDIVHVDGRVLGRHKGLIHYTVGQRKGLEIGGQAEPLYVVRLDAEGRRVIVGPKVALAVSGARLSDINWLGRGFTGPLTAKVRSMAKPVPARLDGDRLIFDAPEYGVAPGQAAVLYAGDQVLGGGWIAATEAALAEVA, encoded by the coding sequence ATGCAGCCCGAATTTCAGCTCCCAGAGCCGCTCTCGCAGCGGCGCATTGTCGTTGCCATGTCCGGTGGCGTGGACAGCAGCGTCGTCGCTGCGCTGGCCGCCAAGACCGGCGCGGAAGTGATCGGCGTGACGCTCCAGCTCTATGATCATGGCGCCGCCGTCGGCCGCACCGGCAGCTGCTGCGCGGGGCAGGATATCCGCGATGCGCGCGCCGTCGCCGACCGCATCGGCATTGCGCATTATGTCTTTGATTATGAAAGCCAGTTTCGCGATTCGGTGATCGCCGACTTCGCCGATGAATATATGGCCGGCCGCACCCCCATCCCCTGCGTCAAATGCAATATGGGGGTGAAGTTCACCGACCTGTTCCAGATCGCGCGCGACCTGGGTGCCGATTGCCTGGCGACCGGCCATTATGTCCGCCGGGTCGAAGGGCCGCAGGGCGCCGAACTGCACCGCGCCGCCGATCCGGCGCGCGACCAGAGCTATTTCCTGTTCGCCACGACTCAGGCGCAACTCGACTATCTGCGTTTCCCGCTGGGCGGCCTGCCCAAGCCGCAGGTGCGCGAGATTGCCGCCGAACTTGGCCTGTCGGTGGCGCTGAAGCCGGACAGCCAGGACATCTGCTTCGTGCCCGATGGCGATTATGCCAAGATCGTGCGCAAGCTGCGCCCGGATGCGGACGAGGGCGGCGACATCGTCCATGTCGACGGCCGGGTGCTGGGCCGGCACAAGGGGCTGATCCATTATACCGTCGGCCAGCGCAAGGGACTGGAAATTGGTGGCCAGGCCGAACCGCTCTACGTCGTGCGGCTCGATGCCGAAGGACGGCGGGTGATCGTCGGGCCGAAGGTCGCGCTGGCCGTGTCGGGCGCGCGCCTCAGCGACATCAACTGGCTCGGCCGCGGCTTTACCGGACCGCTGACCGCCAAGGTCCGCTCCATGGCAAAGCCGGTTCCGGCGCGCCTCGACGGCGATCGGCTGATCTTCGACGCGCCCGAATATGGTGTCGCGCCAGGGCAGGCCGCGGTCCTCTATGCCGGTGATCAGGTGCTGGGCGGCGGCTGGATCGCCGCGACCGAGGCTGCGCTGGCGGAGGTAGCTTAA
- a CDS encoding CYTH and CHAD domain-containing protein — protein MDNREVELKLEFDPADRALLADAPLFAGQKGQVAHLVATYFDTPALDLHRAGFSLRVRRKGRAHVQTIKADGGRATGLFARSEWEKPVDGNVPLFDSIPDPLDQAVGAATVATADKIFVTDIERTVHRLDRDGQGVECAIDIGRVRVGRRATPLAEVELELLSGEPALLFSMARQLNDLVPLRLGMRSKSDRGYALLAKERRKPAKAEPIAIAPDATVEQAFRAIAQGCIRQFRLNEDLLFTTGAPGALHQARVGLRRLRSALSIFAPVLASDPALAPLKDGLRALAATLGRVRNIDVLLPSLPDDAAARLALVRAEVLADAELRLQARETRILMLDLAEWLALGDWCSRPADAALLHAPVRPFAAEILSDRRKRLKRKGKNLARRSDERRHQARIAAKKLRYASEFFAPLFPKNKQQRRHGAFTAMLEKLQDDLGALNDLATAPATLAAVGIDFDLPAPDDKAQRRLLRRAEKAYASLLDTRRFWG, from the coding sequence ATGGACAACCGCGAAGTCGAGCTGAAGCTGGAATTTGACCCGGCCGATCGCGCCCTGCTGGCTGATGCACCGCTGTTCGCAGGGCAGAAGGGGCAGGTGGCCCATCTCGTCGCGACCTATTTCGACACGCCCGCGCTCGATCTGCATCGTGCCGGCTTTTCCCTGCGCGTCCGGCGCAAGGGGCGCGCCCATGTCCAGACGATCAAGGCTGATGGCGGCAGGGCGACTGGCCTCTTTGCCCGTTCCGAATGGGAAAAGCCGGTCGACGGCAATGTCCCATTGTTCGATTCGATTCCCGATCCGCTCGATCAGGCTGTCGGCGCCGCCACCGTTGCGACCGCCGACAAGATTTTCGTCACCGATATCGAACGTACCGTGCATCGGCTCGATCGGGACGGGCAGGGGGTCGAATGCGCGATCGACATCGGCCGGGTTCGGGTCGGCCGTCGCGCCACCCCGCTGGCAGAGGTGGAACTGGAATTATTGTCGGGTGAACCGGCCCTGCTTTTTTCGATGGCGCGCCAGCTCAACGACCTGGTGCCGCTGCGTCTGGGCATGCGCTCCAAGTCGGATCGCGGCTATGCCCTGCTCGCGAAGGAGCGGCGCAAGCCGGCTAAGGCCGAACCCATTGCGATCGCGCCCGACGCAACCGTCGAGCAGGCCTTTCGTGCCATCGCCCAGGGCTGCATCCGCCAATTCCGCCTGAACGAGGATCTGCTGTTCACCACCGGTGCGCCCGGCGCGCTGCATCAGGCGCGGGTAGGGCTGCGCCGACTGCGCTCGGCGCTGTCGATCTTTGCGCCGGTGCTGGCGAGCGATCCGGCGCTCGCGCCGCTCAAGGATGGTCTGCGCGCGCTCGCCGCCACGCTTGGCCGGGTCCGCAATATTGACGTGCTGCTGCCCAGTCTGCCCGACGATGCCGCCGCCCGCCTTGCGCTTGTCCGGGCGGAAGTGCTGGCCGATGCCGAACTGCGCCTACAGGCGCGCGAGACCCGAATCCTGATGCTGGATCTCGCCGAATGGCTGGCGCTGGGCGACTGGTGTAGCCGACCGGCCGATGCCGCGTTGCTGCATGCGCCTGTCAGGCCCTTCGCTGCCGAAATCCTGTCGGATCGACGCAAGCGGCTTAAGCGCAAGGGGAAAAATCTTGCCAGGCGCAGCGACGAGCGGCGCCACCAGGCCCGCATCGCCGCCAAGAAGCTGCGCTACGCCAGCGAATTTTTCGCGCCGCTCTTCCCCAAGAACAAGCAGCAGCGGCGCCATGGCGCCTTCACCGCCATGCTGGAAAAGCTGCAGGATGATCTGGGCGCGCTCAACGATCTGGCGACCGCGCCCGCTACCCTCGCGGCGGTGGGTATCGACTTCGATCTGCCCGCGCCGGATGACAAGGCGCAGCGCCGCCTGCTGCGTCGCGCCGAAAAGGCCTATGCGTCTCTGCTCGACACCAGGCGCTTCTGGGGCTGA
- the hisG gene encoding ATP phosphoribosyltransferase, which yields MTRPITFAIPKGRILEEALPLLAKAGIEPEAEFHDKKSRALRFATNRPDVSIIRVRAFDVATFVAHGAAQIGIVGSDVVDEFDYSELYAPVDLNIGHCRLSVAEPTDAGDEDQAAMSHVRVATKYPHLTRKYYEARGLQAECVKLNGAMELAPSLGLSRRIVDLVSSGATLKANGLVETAIIMPVSARLIVNRAAYKMRSADLTTLVEAFRKAVEVRDAA from the coding sequence ATGACTCGCCCGATCACCTTCGCCATCCCCAAGGGCCGCATCCTCGAAGAGGCGCTGCCCCTGCTCGCCAAAGCCGGTATCGAACCGGAGGCGGAATTTCATGACAAGAAGAGCCGGGCGCTGCGCTTCGCCACCAACCGGCCCGACGTGTCTATCATCCGCGTGCGCGCCTTCGACGTGGCGACCTTCGTCGCCCATGGCGCAGCCCAGATCGGCATCGTCGGTTCCGACGTGGTCGATGAGTTCGATTATTCCGAACTTTACGCCCCGGTTGACCTCAATATCGGCCATTGCCGCCTGTCGGTCGCCGAGCCGACGGATGCCGGGGACGAGGATCAGGCGGCGATGAGCCATGTCCGTGTCGCCACCAAATATCCGCATCTCACCCGCAAATATTATGAGGCGCGCGGGCTTCAGGCCGAATGCGTGAAATTGAATGGCGCGATGGAACTGGCGCCCTCGCTCGGCCTGTCGCGCCGTATCGTCGACCTTGTGTCCTCGGGCGCCACGCTCAAGGCCAATGGCCTGGTTGAAACCGCGATCATCATGCCGGTCTCGGCGCGGCTGATCGTCAATCGCGCCGCCTACAAGATGCGTTCGGCCGATCTCACCACGCTGGTGGAGGCGTTCCGCAAGGCTGTGGAGGTGCGCGATGCCGCTTAG
- the hisD gene encoding histidinol dehydrogenase, which translates to MPLRLDSKAAGFAADFTALVDARREADEDVSRDVGAILKAVRAHGDTALADYTSRFDHHDLDVSGWAVDPADCRAALDGLSTPLRDALELAAARITAYHEKQKPMDSDGIDAAGVRLGARWTAVDAAGLYVPGGRAAYPSSLLMNVIPAKVAGVQRIAMVTPTPKGEINPLVLAAAQIAGIEEIWRVGGAQAVAALAYGTERIKPVDVITGPGNAWVAEAKRQLYGVVGIDMVAGPSEIVVVADGQNDADWIAADLLSQSEHDPTSQSILFTDDATFADAVEQAVMRRLPLLSTQAVATTSWVANGAIILVRDLDEAMPLVDRLAPEHLELAVDDPDRYFAQVRHAGSVFLGRMTPEAVGDYVAGPNHVLPTGRRARFSSGLSVLDFMKRTSFLGLTPDAIQAIGPAAVALAEAEGLPAHAASVALRL; encoded by the coding sequence ATGCCGCTTAGGCTCGACAGCAAGGCCGCCGGTTTCGCGGCCGATTTCACCGCTCTGGTCGATGCCCGGCGCGAAGCGGACGAGGATGTGTCGCGCGACGTCGGCGCCATATTGAAGGCCGTGCGTGCCCATGGCGACACGGCGCTCGCCGATTATACCAGCCGCTTCGACCATCATGATCTGGACGTCAGCGGCTGGGCGGTCGACCCGGCCGACTGCCGCGCTGCGCTCGATGGCCTGTCGACGCCGCTGCGCGACGCGCTCGAACTCGCCGCTGCGCGCATCACCGCCTATCATGAAAAGCAGAAGCCGATGGACAGCGACGGTATCGACGCCGCCGGCGTGCGCCTCGGCGCGCGTTGGACCGCCGTGGACGCCGCCGGCCTCTATGTGCCGGGTGGCCGCGCCGCCTATCCCAGCTCGCTGCTGATGAACGTCATCCCGGCCAAGGTCGCGGGCGTGCAGCGCATCGCCATGGTGACGCCGACGCCAAAGGGCGAGATCAACCCGCTGGTGCTGGCCGCAGCCCAGATTGCGGGGATCGAGGAAATCTGGCGCGTCGGTGGTGCGCAGGCCGTCGCCGCGCTGGCCTATGGCACCGAACGGATCAAGCCGGTCGACGTCATCACCGGTCCCGGCAATGCCTGGGTCGCCGAAGCCAAGCGCCAGCTCTATGGCGTGGTCGGCATCGACATGGTTGCCGGCCCGTCCGAAATCGTCGTCGTCGCCGATGGCCAGAACGACGCCGACTGGATCGCCGCCGATCTCCTGAGCCAGTCGGAACATGACCCGACCAGCCAGTCGATCCTCTTCACCGACGATGCCACCTTCGCCGATGCCGTCGAACAGGCAGTCATGCGCCGCCTGCCGCTGCTGTCGACGCAGGCAGTTGCCACCACCAGCTGGGTCGCCAACGGCGCGATCATCCTGGTGCGCGACCTCGATGAAGCGATGCCGCTGGTCGATCGACTCGCGCCTGAGCATCTGGAACTGGCGGTGGACGATCCCGACCGTTATTTCGCGCAGGTCCGTCACGCCGGCTCGGTCTTCCTTGGCCGTATGACGCCGGAGGCGGTGGGCGATTATGTCGCTGGCCCCAATCATGTGCTGCCGACCGGTCGCCGCGCGCGCTTCTCCTCGGGGCTTTCGGTGCTCGACTTCATGAAGCGCACCAGTTTTCTTGGCCTTACCCCTGACGCGATCCAGGCGATCGGCCCCGCGGCCGTCGCGCTTGCGGAGGCGGAAGGGCTGCCCGCACACGCCGCATCGGTCGCGCTGCGGCTCTGA
- the nusB gene encoding transcription antitermination factor NusB has translation MNDRSKSRSAARLAAVQALYQLEMEGTPLHLLLHEFHEHRLGATIEDVTYAEAEQNFFDDVVSGVDRRRAEIDGLISARLSSGWTLDRLDKPMRQILRAGTYELLARQDVATGTVISEYVDVAHAFYDKREAGFVNGLLDGVSKDVRK, from the coding sequence ATGAACGACCGCTCCAAATCCCGCTCCGCCGCGCGCCTCGCCGCGGTCCAGGCGCTCTATCAGCTCGAAATGGAGGGCACGCCGCTCCATCTGCTGTTGCACGAATTCCACGAACATCGCCTGGGCGCGACGATCGAGGACGTGACCTATGCCGAAGCCGAGCAGAATTTCTTCGACGATGTTGTGTCGGGCGTCGATCGCCGCCGCGCCGAGATTGACGGGCTGATCAGCGCGCGCCTGTCGAGCGGCTGGACCCTCGACCGCCTCGACAAGCCGATGCGCCAGATTCTGCGCGCGGGCACCTATGAACTGCTCGCCCGTCAGGATGTCGCGACCGGCACCGTCATCAGCGAATATGTCGACGTCGCCCACGCCTTCTACGACAAGCGCGAAGCCGGCTTCGTCAACGGCCTGCTCGACGGCGTGTCGAAGGACGTGCGGAAATAA